In Serratia sp. FDAARGOS_506, a genomic segment contains:
- a CDS encoding ABC transporter substrate-binding protein, translating to MKAKLLPLFLLAALPAAALAATPPNTLVVVQSLDDIVSLDPAEANELSSIQTVPSLYQRLVQADRDDPAKVAPVLAESWQGDAAAKTLTVKLRPQAAFASGNPLNADDVIFSYSRAVKMNKSPAFILNVLGWQPDNIDAQLKKIDEHTVQLRWTADVSPAVALNILSTPIASIIDSKAALANVKDGDFGNAWLKMHSAGSGPFKMRVYQPHQAIVLDANPTTPGDKPQLKNIIIKNVPDPATRRLLIQQGDADIARELGADQTDTLKNQPGVKVLEIPSAEQNYLVFNTGNGANPLLNNPAFWEAARYLVDYQGITKDLLKGQYFVHQSFLPVGLPGALETNPFSYDPVKAKAILAKAGITHAAFTLDVENKPPFITIAQALQGSFAAAGVKVELLPAAGSQVYSRVRARQHQAAIRLWIPDYFDAHSNASAFAYNDGKSSTVAGLNGWQIPQLNQQTLAALAEADPAKRRALYTAMQQELQRSSPYVFIDQAKTEVVLRDNVKGYQQGLNADMVYYDRVSK from the coding sequence ATGAAAGCCAAACTCTTGCCGCTGTTCCTGCTCGCCGCCCTGCCCGCCGCCGCGTTAGCCGCCACGCCGCCGAATACGCTGGTGGTGGTGCAATCGCTGGATGACATCGTCAGCCTCGATCCGGCGGAAGCCAACGAACTCTCCAGCATCCAGACGGTGCCCAGCCTGTATCAACGATTGGTGCAGGCTGATCGCGACGATCCGGCCAAGGTGGCGCCGGTGCTGGCGGAAAGCTGGCAGGGCGATGCGGCGGCCAAAACGCTGACGGTGAAACTGCGGCCGCAGGCAGCGTTCGCCTCCGGCAACCCGCTGAACGCCGACGACGTGATCTTCTCCTACAGCCGCGCGGTCAAAATGAACAAATCGCCGGCGTTCATCCTCAACGTGCTCGGCTGGCAGCCGGACAACATCGACGCGCAGCTGAAGAAGATCGACGAACATACCGTGCAGCTGCGCTGGACGGCGGACGTCAGCCCGGCAGTGGCGCTGAATATCCTCTCGACGCCGATCGCCTCGATCATCGACAGCAAGGCGGCGCTGGCCAACGTCAAAGACGGCGACTTCGGCAACGCCTGGCTGAAAATGCACTCCGCCGGCAGCGGCCCGTTCAAGATGCGCGTCTATCAGCCGCATCAGGCGATCGTGCTGGACGCCAACCCCACCACGCCGGGCGATAAGCCACAGCTGAAAAACATCATCATTAAAAACGTGCCGGATCCGGCCACCCGCCGCCTGCTAATCCAACAGGGCGACGCCGATATCGCCCGCGAACTGGGCGCCGATCAGACCGACACGCTGAAAAACCAGCCGGGCGTCAAGGTGCTGGAGATCCCGTCCGCCGAGCAAAACTACCTGGTATTCAACACCGGCAACGGCGCCAATCCGCTGCTGAACAACCCGGCCTTCTGGGAAGCGGCGCGCTACCTGGTGGATTATCAGGGCATCACCAAGGATCTGCTGAAGGGCCAATACTTCGTGCACCAGAGCTTCCTGCCGGTCGGGCTGCCGGGCGCGCTGGAGACCAATCCGTTCAGCTACGATCCGGTCAAGGCGAAAGCCATCCTGGCCAAGGCGGGCATCACCCATGCCGCCTTTACGCTGGACGTAGAGAACAAACCGCCGTTCATCACCATCGCGCAGGCGCTGCAGGGCAGCTTCGCCGCCGCCGGCGTGAAGGTCGAGCTGCTGCCGGCCGCGGGCAGCCAGGTTTACTCCCGCGTGCGCGCCAGACAGCATCAGGCGGCGATCCGCCTGTGGATCCCGGATTACTTCGACGCCCACTCCAACGCCAGCGCCTTCGCCTACAACGACGGCAAGAGCAGCACGGTGGCCGGGCTGAACGGCTGGCAGATCCCGCAGTTGAACCAGCAGACGCTGGCGGCGCTGGCCGAAGCCGATCCGGCCAAGCGGCGCGCGCTGTACACCGCCATGCAGCAGGAGCTGCAGCGTAGTTCGCCGTATGTGTTTATCGATCAGGCCAAAACCGAAGTGGTGCTGCGCGACAACGTCAAGGGCTACCAGCAGGGGCTGAACGCCGACATGGTCTACTACGATCGCGTCAGCAAATAG
- the pyrI gene encoding aspartate carbamoyltransferase regulatory subunit, with protein sequence MTHDNKLQVEAIKCGTVIDHIPAQIGFKLLTLFKLTATDQRITIGLNLPSNELGRKDLIKIENTFLTEQQANQLAMYAPKATVNRIDNYEVVRKLTLSLPDHIDGVLTCPNGNCISRSEPVASSFSVKPRDGEVHLKCRYCEKEFEHQVVLQAD encoded by the coding sequence ATGACTCACGACAACAAACTGCAGGTCGAAGCGATCAAATGCGGCACGGTGATCGACCACATTCCGGCGCAGATCGGTTTCAAACTGTTGACGCTGTTCAAGCTGACCGCCACCGATCAGCGCATCACCATCGGCCTGAACCTGCCTTCCAATGAGCTGGGCCGCAAGGATCTTATCAAGATCGAGAACACCTTCCTGACCGAGCAGCAGGCCAACCAGCTGGCGATGTACGCGCCGAAGGCCACGGTGAACCGTATCGACAATTATGAAGTGGTGCGCAAGCTGACCCTTAGCCTGCCGGATCACATCGACGGCGTACTGACCTGCCCGAACGGCAACTGCATCAGCCGCAGCGAGCCGGTGGCGTCGAGCTTCAGCGTGAAGCCGCGTGACGGCGAAGTGCACCTGAAGTGCCGCTACTGCGAAAAAGAGTTCGAGCATCAGGTGGTGCTGCAGGCGGACTAA
- the miaE gene encoding tRNA isopentenyl-2-thiomethyl-A-37 hydroxylase MiaE, producing MTYQSLLAPILSFLHCETPDAWIDAARRPENLQLLLTDHLVCELKAAQTGMWLIRRYVADKESGDALLALLRPYEAFLHEAQGAPDTLFRQGQFTRKILPKNGSAYGQDLADRMVLLIKEELHHFSQVLEIMQARGIPYRKITASRYAKGMIREIRTHDPATLIDKLICGAYIEARSCERFAKLAPHLDDELNRFYVSLLRSEARHYQDYLTLAEQIAGGDISERVAHFGRLEAELILSPDSELRFHSGVPTAA from the coding sequence ATGACATACCAATCCCTGTTAGCCCCGATTTTAAGCTTCCTGCACTGTGAAACTCCCGATGCCTGGATCGACGCCGCGCGCCGTCCGGAAAACCTGCAGCTGTTGCTGACTGACCACCTGGTGTGCGAGCTGAAGGCCGCGCAGACCGGCATGTGGCTAATCCGCCGCTATGTGGCGGACAAAGAGAGCGGCGACGCGCTGTTGGCGCTGCTGCGGCCCTACGAGGCGTTTCTGCACGAAGCGCAGGGCGCGCCGGATACGCTGTTCCGCCAGGGCCAGTTCACCCGCAAGATCCTGCCGAAAAACGGCTCGGCCTACGGCCAGGATCTGGCGGATCGCATGGTGCTGTTGATCAAGGAAGAGTTGCATCACTTCTCGCAGGTGCTGGAGATCATGCAGGCGCGCGGGATCCCGTATCGCAAGATCACCGCCAGCCGCTACGCCAAGGGCATGATCCGAGAGATCCGCACCCACGATCCGGCGACGCTGATCGACAAACTGATCTGCGGCGCCTACATCGAAGCGCGATCCTGCGAACGCTTCGCCAAACTGGCGCCGCACCTGGACGACGAGCTGAACCGCTTTTACGTCTCGCTGCTGCGATCCGAAGCGCGGCACTATCAGGACTACCTGACGCTGGCCGAGCAGATCGCCGGCGGCGACATCAGCGAACGGGTGGCGCATTTTGGCCGGCTCGAGGCTGAGCTGATCCTGTCGCCGGACAGCGAACTGCGCTTTCACAGCGGCGTGCCCACCGCCGCCTGA
- the rraB gene encoding ribonuclease E inhibitor RraB — protein MANRELLEEQREETRLIIEELLEDGSDPDALYTIEHHLSAEKFEVLEQAAVEAFKLGYEVTDAEELEVEDGSMVMCCDVISEVGLNAELIDAQVEQLVALAERCGVNYDGWGTYFEDPNGEDGEDDEDGDYIDEDDDGKRH, from the coding sequence ATGGCAAACCGTGAATTGCTGGAAGAACAACGTGAAGAGACCCGCCTGATCATCGAAGAACTGCTGGAAGACGGCAGCGATCCGGACGCGCTCTACACCATCGAGCACCATCTGTCCGCCGAGAAATTTGAGGTTCTGGAGCAGGCCGCCGTTGAAGCCTTCAAGCTGGGCTACGAAGTGACCGACGCCGAAGAGCTGGAAGTGGAAGACGGTTCGATGGTGATGTGCTGCGACGTGATCAGCGAAGTCGGCCTGAACGCCGAGCTGATCGACGCTCAGGTCGAGCAGCTGGTGGCGCTGGCGGAACGCTGCGGCGTCAATTACGACGGCTGGGGCACTTACTTCGAAGATCCGAACGGTGAAGACGGTGAGGATGACGAAGACGGCGACTACATCGACGAAGACGACGACGGCAAACGCCACTGA
- a CDS encoding beta-N-acetylhexosaminidase, which translates to MHRPFRYTLLASSLWFSYGALAQPAGDLPLMPWPQQVEVTQPAGKLVLDHRLSLTLQGDDLGDALPRWRQRIELQTGWTLAPAGEAKGGAAIKVVIKDRVAAQPLPGSDESYRLAVTPQGATLTANTRFGALRGMETLLQLLQTDGQNTFLPLVDIRDVPRFPWRGVLLDSARHFLPLPDILRQLDGMAAAKLNVFHWHLSDDQGWRFASEHYPKLQQQASDGQFYTREQMRQVVAYATARGIRVVPEIDMPGHASSIAVAYPELMSAPGPYRMEREWGVHKPTLDPTRDEVYQFVDTIVGELAAIFPDPYLHIGGDEVDASQWRASPSIQAFMQQNGLADTHALQAYFNQKLEKILEKHQRQMVGWDEIYHPSLPRSIVIQSWQGQDSLGASAQDGYQGILSTGFYLDQPQSTAYHYRNEILPQPLGVETAVQPGEQAQSWRFSMPRLKGSAVEGSFTLIEGKQGWRGFIDFNGKSRRAVHDIVWRTPQQVTFRVDTWMGDTRPVFTLQQDKLSGYTLVGNVRYPTQGEKLAAVPAGKMPVVPDEKGQANILGGEAALWAENVRAPLLDLKLWPRAFAVAERLWSAQDVTDENNMSRRLAAIDAWSVVSVGLQQHAETAHEFTRLSNSVQILPLQILAEAVEPAQYYTRQHLKFQAGNYHQFEPLNRFADALPPESGAVREMNSQVTALLKDKRDKAAAQALRERLQRWQANGAALQTAIAGNRTLRDLAPVAQDVEALATLGLTLLDRHQQGKPLSRAEAEQAQRRLDAAAQTRDEVVIAAVYPLEALLRGLKTE; encoded by the coding sequence ATGCACAGACCTTTCCGTTATACGCTACTGGCTTCATCGCTATGGTTTTCTTATGGCGCGCTGGCGCAGCCGGCCGGCGATCTGCCGCTGATGCCCTGGCCGCAGCAGGTGGAGGTGACGCAACCGGCGGGCAAGCTGGTGCTGGATCACCGCTTGTCTCTGACGCTGCAGGGTGACGACTTGGGCGACGCGCTGCCGCGCTGGCGCCAGCGCATCGAACTGCAGACCGGCTGGACGCTGGCACCGGCGGGTGAAGCGAAGGGCGGCGCGGCGATCAAGGTGGTGATCAAGGACCGGGTGGCGGCGCAGCCGCTGCCGGGCAGCGACGAAAGTTACCGGCTGGCGGTCACGCCGCAGGGCGCCACGCTGACTGCCAACACCCGCTTCGGCGCGCTGCGCGGCATGGAGACCCTGCTGCAGCTGCTGCAGACCGATGGGCAAAACACCTTCCTGCCGCTGGTGGATATCCGCGATGTGCCACGCTTCCCGTGGCGCGGCGTCTTGTTGGATTCGGCGCGCCATTTCCTGCCGCTGCCGGACATTCTCCGCCAGCTCGACGGCATGGCGGCGGCCAAGCTTAACGTGTTCCACTGGCACCTGAGCGACGATCAGGGCTGGCGCTTTGCCTCCGAGCATTACCCAAAACTGCAACAGCAGGCCAGCGACGGCCAGTTCTACACCCGCGAGCAGATGCGGCAGGTGGTGGCTTACGCCACGGCGCGCGGCATTCGCGTGGTGCCGGAGATCGACATGCCGGGACACGCCTCCAGCATCGCGGTGGCCTATCCCGAACTGATGAGCGCGCCGGGGCCGTATCGCATGGAGCGCGAGTGGGGTGTGCACAAGCCGACGCTCGATCCGACCCGTGACGAGGTGTATCAGTTTGTCGATACGATCGTCGGCGAGCTGGCGGCGATCTTCCCCGATCCTTATTTGCATATCGGCGGCGACGAAGTGGACGCCAGCCAGTGGCGGGCGTCGCCGTCGATTCAGGCGTTTATGCAGCAGAACGGGCTGGCGGATACCCATGCGCTGCAGGCCTACTTCAACCAGAAGCTGGAAAAGATCCTCGAGAAGCACCAGCGGCAGATGGTCGGCTGGGACGAGATCTATCATCCGTCGCTGCCGCGCTCGATCGTCATTCAATCCTGGCAGGGGCAAGACTCGCTGGGTGCCAGCGCGCAGGACGGCTATCAGGGCATCCTCTCCACCGGTTTCTACCTCGATCAGCCGCAAAGCACCGCCTATCACTACCGCAATGAAATTCTGCCGCAGCCGCTGGGGGTCGAGACGGCGGTGCAACCCGGCGAGCAGGCGCAAAGCTGGCGTTTCAGCATGCCGCGCCTGAAGGGCAGCGCGGTGGAGGGCAGCTTCACGCTGATCGAGGGCAAGCAGGGCTGGCGCGGCTTTATCGATTTCAACGGCAAATCGCGCCGCGCGGTACACGACATCGTCTGGCGCACGCCGCAGCAGGTGACGTTCCGCGTCGATACCTGGATGGGCGACACGCGGCCGGTGTTCACGCTGCAGCAGGACAAGCTCAGCGGCTATACGCTGGTCGGCAACGTGCGTTACCCCACCCAGGGCGAGAAACTGGCGGCGGTGCCGGCGGGCAAGATGCCGGTGGTGCCGGACGAGAAAGGGCAGGCCAACATTCTCGGCGGCGAAGCGGCGCTGTGGGCGGAAAACGTGCGCGCGCCGCTTCTCGATCTCAAGCTGTGGCCGCGCGCCTTCGCGGTGGCGGAGCGGCTGTGGTCGGCGCAGGACGTCACCGATGAGAACAACATGTCCCGGCGGCTGGCGGCGATCGACGCCTGGTCGGTGGTGTCGGTCGGCCTGCAGCAGCACGCGGAAACGGCGCACGAATTCACCCGGCTGAGCAACAGCGTGCAGATCCTGCCGCTGCAGATCCTGGCCGAGGCGGTGGAACCGGCGCAGTATTACACCCGCCAGCACCTGAAGTTCCAGGCCGGCAACTATCACCAGTTCGAACCGCTGAACCGCTTTGCCGATGCGCTGCCGCCGGAGAGCGGCGCGGTGCGCGAAATGAATTCCCAGGTCACGGCCTTGTTGAAGGATAAGCGCGATAAGGCGGCGGCGCAGGCGCTGCGCGAACGGCTGCAGCGCTGGCAGGCGAACGGCGCGGCACTGCAGACGGCGATCGCGGGCAACCGCACGCTGCGCGATCTGGCGCCGGTGGCGCAGGACGTCGAGGCTTTGGCCACGCTGGGTTTAACGCTGCTGGATCGCCATCAGCAGGGCAAACCGCTGAGCCGGGCCGAGGCCGAGCAAGCGCAGCGCCGGCTGGATGCGGCGGCGCAGACGCGTGACGAAGTGGTGATTGCGGCGGTGTACCCGCTGGAGGCGCTGCTGCGCGGGCTTAAAACGGAGTGA
- the ridA gene encoding 2-iminobutanoate/2-iminopropanoate deaminase, whose protein sequence is MSRNISTELAPAAIGPYVQGVDLGSMIITSGQIPVDPKTGAVADDVAAQARQSLENVKAIVEAAGLIVADIVKTTVFVKDLNDFATVNAAYEAFFTEHSAPFPARSCVEVARLPKDVKIEIEAIAVRR, encoded by the coding sequence ATGTCACGTAACATCAGCACTGAACTCGCCCCGGCAGCCATTGGTCCTTACGTGCAGGGCGTTGATCTGGGCAGCATGATCATCACTTCCGGCCAGATCCCGGTCGATCCGAAAACCGGCGCCGTCGCCGACGACGTGGCCGCTCAGGCGCGCCAGTCGCTGGAAAACGTCAAAGCGATCGTCGAAGCCGCCGGTCTGATCGTTGCCGACATCGTGAAAACCACCGTGTTCGTGAAAGACCTGAACGACTTCGCCACCGTCAACGCCGCGTACGAAGCCTTCTTCACCGAGCACAGCGCGCCGTTCCCGGCCCGCTCCTGCGTGGAAGTGGCGCGTCTGCCGAAAGACGTGAAGATCGAAATCGAAGCCATCGCCGTGCGTCGTTAA
- the mgtA gene encoding magnesium-translocating P-type ATPase translates to MKLKKLPRQLLGLFARGLPRRLVHRDSLLDSVGGAVRDMPAGLAQQRLECAAAETMQLFERFHSHPEGITAHEAEQVRQRCGENVIDDQQKEAWWQHLWHCYRNPFNLLLTALGMISYATEDLTGALVIALMVLISTLLNFIQEARSNRAADALKAMVSNTATVIRSDALTGKSEHVELPIAQLVPGDIIKLAAGDMIPADLRVLSAKDLFISQAALTGESLPVEKSAAPQALAADPLDCQNLCFMGTNVVSGTALAMVIGTGGGTYFGQLAQRVTSQDEQPNAFQSGISKVSWLLIRFMLVMTPIVLLINGYTKGDWWEAALFALSVAVGLTPEMLPMIVTSTLAKGAVKLSRQKVIVKRLDAIQNFGAMDILCTDKTGTLTQDKIVLERHTDVFGASSERVLRYAWLNSFYQTGLKNLLDVAVLSCAEQNQQPEALQHYRKVDEIPFDFVRRRMSVVVAKDNEYHELVCKGALEEMLAICSHVRHEDEVIPLSEALLARIRRITDDLNQQGLRVVAVANKVLPAQTHEYGVADESDLILEGYVAFLDPPKESTAPALAALKQNGVTVKILTGDNELVAAKVCRDVGLAAEHLLRGSEIEQMDDEQLAQAAARTTVFAKLTPLHKERIVKLLRRQGHVVGFMGDGINDAPALRAADIGISVDSAVDIAKEAADIILLEKSLMVLEQGVIEGRRTFANMLKYIKMTASSNFGNVFSVLIASAFLPFLPMLPLHLLIQNLMYDISQIAIPFDNVDDDQITQPQRWNSGDLGRFMVFFGPISSIFDVLTFSLMWWVFKANTPEMQTLFQSGWFVEGLLSQTLIVHMIRTRKIPFIQSRPSWPLCIMTLAVIATGIGLVFSPLAGFLQLQALPLDYFPWLVLILAGYMVLTQCVKGWFVRRYGWQ, encoded by the coding sequence ATGAAACTGAAAAAACTCCCCCGTCAGCTGCTGGGTCTGTTCGCCCGCGGCCTTCCGCGCCGTTTGGTGCACCGCGACAGCCTGCTGGACAGCGTCGGCGGCGCCGTGCGCGATATGCCGGCCGGCCTGGCACAGCAGCGGCTGGAATGCGCCGCCGCAGAGACGATGCAGCTGTTTGAGCGTTTCCACAGCCACCCGGAAGGCATCACTGCTCATGAGGCGGAACAGGTGCGCCAGCGCTGCGGCGAGAACGTCATCGACGATCAGCAGAAAGAGGCCTGGTGGCAACACCTCTGGCACTGTTACCGCAACCCGTTCAACCTGCTGCTGACCGCGCTCGGCATGATCTCTTACGCCACCGAGGATCTGACCGGCGCCTTGGTGATCGCGCTGATGGTGCTGATCTCCACGCTGCTGAACTTCATCCAGGAGGCGCGCTCCAACCGGGCGGCCGATGCGCTGAAGGCCATGGTGAGCAACACCGCCACGGTGATCCGCAGCGATGCGCTCACCGGCAAGAGCGAGCACGTGGAGCTGCCGATCGCGCAGCTGGTGCCGGGCGATATCATCAAGCTGGCGGCCGGTGACATGATCCCGGCGGATCTGCGCGTGCTGTCGGCCAAGGATCTGTTCATCAGCCAGGCGGCGCTGACCGGCGAATCGCTGCCGGTAGAAAAATCCGCGGCGCCGCAGGCATTGGCGGCCGATCCGCTCGACTGCCAGAACCTGTGCTTCATGGGCACCAACGTGGTCAGCGGCACCGCGCTGGCGATGGTGATCGGCACCGGCGGCGGCACCTATTTCGGCCAGCTGGCGCAGCGCGTCACCAGCCAGGATGAGCAGCCGAACGCCTTCCAAAGCGGTATCAGCAAGGTCAGCTGGTTGCTGATCCGCTTTATGCTGGTGATGACGCCGATCGTGCTGCTGATCAACGGCTACACCAAGGGCGACTGGTGGGAGGCGGCGCTGTTTGCGCTGTCGGTGGCGGTCGGGCTGACGCCGGAAATGCTGCCGATGATCGTCACCTCGACGCTGGCCAAAGGGGCGGTGAAACTGTCGCGCCAGAAGGTGATCGTCAAACGCCTGGACGCCATCCAGAACTTCGGCGCCATGGATATTCTGTGCACCGACAAGACCGGCACCCTGACCCAGGACAAGATCGTGCTGGAGCGCCACACCGACGTGTTCGGCGCCAGCAGCGAGCGGGTGCTGCGCTACGCCTGGCTGAACAGCTTCTACCAGACCGGGCTGAAAAACCTGCTCGACGTGGCGGTGCTGAGCTGCGCGGAGCAAAATCAGCAGCCGGAGGCGCTGCAGCACTACCGCAAGGTGGATGAGATCCCGTTCGACTTTGTGCGCCGCCGCATGTCGGTGGTGGTGGCCAAGGACAACGAGTATCACGAGCTGGTGTGCAAGGGCGCGCTGGAAGAGATGCTGGCGATTTGCAGCCACGTGCGCCACGAAGACGAGGTGATCCCGCTCAGCGAGGCGCTGCTGGCGCGCATTCGCCGCATCACCGACGATCTCAACCAGCAGGGGCTGCGGGTGGTGGCGGTGGCCAACAAGGTCTTGCCGGCGCAAACCCACGAATACGGCGTGGCGGACGAGTCGGATCTGATCCTCGAAGGCTACGTCGCCTTCCTCGATCCGCCGAAGGAGAGCACCGCACCGGCGCTGGCGGCGCTGAAACAGAACGGCGTCACGGTGAAGATCCTCACCGGCGACAACGAGCTGGTGGCTGCCAAAGTGTGCCGGGACGTCGGGCTGGCGGCCGAGCACCTGCTGCGCGGCAGCGAGATCGAGCAGATGGACGACGAGCAGCTGGCGCAGGCGGCGGCGCGCACCACGGTGTTCGCCAAGCTGACGCCGCTGCACAAGGAGCGCATCGTCAAACTGCTGCGCCGCCAGGGGCACGTGGTGGGCTTTATGGGCGACGGCATCAACGACGCGCCGGCGCTGCGCGCGGCCGATATCGGCATCTCCGTCGATTCGGCGGTGGACATCGCCAAGGAAGCGGCGGACATCATCCTGCTGGAAAAAAGCCTGATGGTGCTGGAGCAGGGGGTGATCGAAGGGCGCCGCACCTTCGCCAACATGCTGAAATACATCAAGATGACCGCCAGCTCCAACTTCGGTAACGTGTTCAGCGTGCTGATCGCCAGCGCCTTCCTGCCATTCCTGCCGATGCTGCCGCTGCACCTGTTGATTCAGAACCTGATGTACGATATCTCGCAGATCGCCATCCCGTTCGATAACGTCGACGACGATCAGATTACCCAACCGCAGCGCTGGAACTCCGGCGATCTGGGGCGGTTTATGGTGTTCTTTGGGCCGATCAGCTCGATCTTCGACGTGCTGACCTTCAGCCTGATGTGGTGGGTATTCAAGGCCAATACGCCGGAAATGCAGACGCTGTTCCAGTCCGGCTGGTTCGTGGAAGGGCTGCTGTCGCAAACGCTGATCGTGCACATGATCCGCACGCGCAAAATTCCGTTTATCCAGAGCCGCCCGTCCTGGCCACTGTGCATCATGACGCTGGCGGTGATCGCCACCGGCATCGGCCTGGTGTTCTCGCCGCTGGCCGGCTTCCTGCAGCTACAGGCGCTGCCGCTCGACTACTTCCCGTGGCTGGTGCTGATCCTCGCCGGTTACATGGTGCTGACCCAGTGCGTGAAAGGCTGGTTCGTGCGCCGCTACGGCTGGCAATAA
- the argF gene encoding ornithine carbamoyltransferase, producing MSTGNAFYQRHFLRLMDFTPDELQALLRLSADLKQAKKQGQEQRRLQGKNIALIFEKDSTRTRCSFEVAAFDQGAQVTYLGPSGSQIGHKESMKDTARVLGRLYDGIQYRGYGQALVETLAEHAGVPVWNGLTDEFHPTQLLADLLTVQEHLPGKALNEVKLAYVGDARNNMGNTLLEAAALAGMDLRLVAPKACWPQPELVAECQALAQQTGAKLTLTEDIAEGVQDADFLYTDVWVSMGEPKETWHERIALLRPYQVNMAMLKLTGNPNVKFLHCLPAFHDDQTTLGKQMAQQYDLHGGMEVTDEVFESAHSVVFDQAENRLHTIKAVLVATLSETL from the coding sequence ATGAGCACCGGCAATGCGTTCTACCAACGTCACTTTCTGAGGTTAATGGATTTCACCCCCGACGAGCTGCAGGCGCTGCTGCGGCTGTCGGCCGATCTGAAGCAGGCCAAGAAGCAGGGGCAGGAACAGCGCCGGCTGCAGGGCAAAAACATTGCGCTCATCTTCGAAAAAGACTCGACCCGCACGCGATGCTCTTTCGAAGTTGCCGCATTCGATCAGGGCGCGCAGGTGACCTATCTCGGCCCGAGCGGCAGCCAGATCGGCCATAAAGAGTCGATGAAAGACACCGCCAGGGTGCTGGGCCGCCTGTACGACGGTATTCAGTATCGCGGCTACGGCCAGGCGCTGGTGGAAACCCTGGCGGAACACGCCGGCGTGCCGGTATGGAACGGCCTGACCGACGAGTTCCACCCCACCCAACTGCTGGCGGATCTGCTCACCGTGCAGGAGCACCTGCCGGGCAAGGCACTGAACGAAGTGAAACTGGCGTACGTCGGCGACGCGCGCAACAACATGGGCAACACGCTGCTGGAAGCCGCCGCGCTGGCGGGCATGGATCTGCGGCTGGTGGCGCCGAAGGCCTGCTGGCCGCAGCCGGAGCTGGTGGCCGAGTGCCAGGCGCTGGCGCAGCAAACCGGCGCGAAACTCACCCTGACCGAAGACATCGCCGAAGGGGTACAAGACGCCGACTTCCTCTACACCGACGTCTGGGTGTCGATGGGTGAACCGAAAGAGACCTGGCACGAGCGTATCGCGCTGCTGCGGCCGTATCAGGTCAACATGGCGATGCTGAAGCTGACCGGCAACCCGAACGTGAAGTTCCTGCACTGCCTGCCGGCGTTCCACGACGATCAAACCACGCTCGGCAAGCAGATGGCGCAGCAGTACGATCTGCACGGCGGCATGGAAGTGACCGACGAAGTGTTCGAATCGGCGCACAGCGTGGTGTTCGATCAGGCGGAAAACCGACTGCACACCATCAAGGCGGTGCTGGTCGCCACGCTGAGCGAAACCCTCTGA
- the pyrB gene encoding aspartate carbamoyltransferase, producing the protein MANPLYHKHIISINDLSREDLELVLRTAAGLKANPQPELLKHKVIASCFFEASTRTRLSFETSMHRLGASVVGFADGSNTSLGKKGETLADTISVISTYVDAIVMRHPQEGAARMASEFSGNVPVLNAGDGANQHPTQTLLDLFTIQETQGRLSNLSIAMVGDLKYGRTVHSLTQALAKFEGNRFYFIAPDALAMPAYILKMLEEKGIEYSLHSSIEEVVPELDILYMTRVQKERLDPSEYANVKAQFVLRAADLAGARANLKVLHPLPRIDEIATDVDKTPYAYYFQQAGNGIFARQALLALVLNADLAL; encoded by the coding sequence ATGGCCAACCCGCTGTATCACAAACACATCATCTCTATTAACGATCTCAGCCGCGAGGATCTGGAGCTGGTGCTGCGCACCGCCGCCGGTCTGAAAGCCAACCCGCAGCCGGAACTGTTGAAACACAAGGTGATCGCCAGCTGCTTCTTCGAAGCCTCGACCCGTACCCGCCTGTCGTTCGAAACCTCGATGCACCGCCTTGGCGCCTCGGTGGTCGGTTTCGCCGACGGCAGCAACACCTCGCTCGGCAAAAAAGGCGAAACCCTGGCCGACACCATCTCGGTGATCAGCACCTACGTAGACGCCATCGTGATGCGTCATCCGCAGGAAGGTGCGGCGCGCATGGCCTCAGAGTTCTCTGGCAACGTGCCGGTGCTCAACGCCGGCGACGGCGCCAACCAGCACCCGACCCAGACCCTGCTGGATCTGTTCACCATCCAGGAAACCCAGGGGCGCCTGAGCAACCTCAGCATCGCCATGGTCGGCGACCTGAAGTACGGCCGCACCGTGCACTCGCTCACCCAGGCGCTGGCCAAGTTCGAAGGCAACCGCTTCTACTTCATCGCCCCGGACGCGCTGGCGATGCCGGCTTACATCCTGAAAATGCTAGAAGAGAAAGGCATCGAGTACAGCCTGCACAGCAGCATTGAAGAAGTGGTGCCGGAGCTGGATATTCTCTACATGACCCGGGTGCAGAAAGAGCGTCTCGATCCTTCCGAATACGCCAATGTGAAGGCGCAGTTCGTGCTGCGCGCCGCGGATCTGGCCGGCGCGCGCGCCAACCTCAAGGTGCTGCACCCGCTGCCGCGCATCGACGAGATCGCCACCGACGTGGATAAAACACCGTACGCTTACTACTTCCAGCAGGCGGGCAACGGCATCTTCGCCCGCCAGGCGCTGCTGGCGCTGGTGCTCAACGCAGATTTGGCTCTTTAA